The nucleotide sequence ACGCTCGGAGCCGGCCTCTTGCTGGCTCTGAGCGTAAGTTCCTGCACCGAAACCAAGACCAAGAATATTCCGGCGCCCACGCCCGTTACGCCCGTCGTGAACGAAGAGGCCCGCGACTACGGCCAGTACACCAACCTGGTATGGAGCGACGACTTCAATAGCAACACCCTCGACCAAACCAAGTGGACGTACGAACTGGGTGGCGGTGGCTGGGGCAACAACGAGTTGCAGAGCTACACCAACACGCCCGAAAACGTATTTCTCGACGGCAGCCACCTCGTGATTCGGGCGCGCCAGCAGGCTGGCAGCAATGTCTACACCTCTGGGCGCCTCATTACCAAAGGCAAGCAAAGCTTTCAGTTTGGCCGCATTGATGTACGGGCAAAGGTTCCGAAAGGCAAAGGCGTATGGCCCGCCATCTGGATGCTAGGCGCCGACATCGACCAAAACAACTGGCCGGTCTGCGGTGAAATCGACATCATGGAACTGCGCGGCAGCAAGCCCCGGGAAATGCTTTCGACCATGCACTTTGGCAACAGCACGGCTACCCACCAATACAAAGGCACCACCAAGCAGCTCACCGCCGACTTGTCTGATGAATTTCACGTGTTTACGGTGGTGCGCAGCAGGAACCTGATGCGTTTCTTCCTGGACGGGCAGGAATACTACCGGTTCACCAACGCCGATGTAGGCTCGTTCTCCTATCCCTTCAACAACCCGTTTTTCGTGATTTTGAACGTAGCCGTGGGGGGAAACTTCGACGGCAATCCAGATGGCTCTGCTGTTTTTCCGCAGCAAATGGAGGTGGATTACGTGCGCTACTTCCAGTATCAATAAGCGTCGCCGAGGACTAGCTTGTGTAGCTTTTTCACGCCGGTATATTGCGTGGTATGACTGAGGTAAGCCAGCCTTGAAGTTGCTTGCCGCCGGCTATACCACGCAAAGCAGGCACCCTATGTCCTGGCCGTGCGTCGTTGTGTTGCTCCAGCCCGACTTTTATTTCTCGCTATGAAATCCCCTTTACCCCGACCGATGCTATCGGCTGCCATGGGTATGCTGCTTCTGATTTGTACTTCTAGCACGGCCACATTTACTGCAGCTTCTGC is from Hymenobacter tibetensis and encodes:
- a CDS encoding glycoside hydrolase family 16 protein codes for the protein MLTTIKRIPMTYPTMWVRQNLTLGAGLLLALSVSSCTETKTKNIPAPTPVTPVVNEEARDYGQYTNLVWSDDFNSNTLDQTKWTYELGGGGWGNNELQSYTNTPENVFLDGSHLVIRARQQAGSNVYTSGRLITKGKQSFQFGRIDVRAKVPKGKGVWPAIWMLGADIDQNNWPVCGEIDIMELRGSKPREMLSTMHFGNSTATHQYKGTTKQLTADLSDEFHVFTVVRSRNLMRFFLDGQEYYRFTNADVGSFSYPFNNPFFVILNVAVGGNFDGNPDGSAVFPQQMEVDYVRYFQYQ